The Cherax quadricarinatus isolate ZL_2023a chromosome 66, ASM3850222v1, whole genome shotgun sequence genome window below encodes:
- the LOC128704211 gene encoding N-acetylneuraminate (7)9-O-acetyltransferase-like produces the protein MYTLRRAWLWWHGQGGGWSGQQMWYCLLVSWVVITTHVILFTPSHTQRSSLNQACYDYSNESKTYHLPNTCCRLHIYTKEDVLACVHTATDNWTLPKWFLGKEVNKKNPSGKSQGMEEKDHFHSPNEYLLHFHQPKIKRSPRAPHPEAIYKFSQDSSNTSSLSKGWLWAIVGDSRMRQFFSALVTLLNSPRLKYRKTSTGGKWRSVHELTENLRIGKLHEDIEVYHMDVPLRIVFHWDPLLLHLPKLMHQWTDNEQQKPTLLILGSGLHWMRTTLHTYRSAGPQAALDKFKLHMDTLLPQLVSFAKSTYTIIQLQDHIQESHIFKKYQGAYSNNNIDLYNNFISSSLIGSSVAVWDSNIPFSQAYHAHCLTKYRKSFDMLWDCDNPLHTGFVMVEKYANMFLNDICNFYIDLDSTYC, from the exons ATGTACACACTCAGAAGAGCCTGGTTGTGGTGGCATGGGCAAGGGGGTGGCTGGAGTGGGCAACAAATGTGGTACTGCCTGCTCGTGTCCTGGGTTGTCATCACTACTCATGTTATCCTCTTCACACCAAGCCACACTCAACGTTCATCATTAAATCAAGCCTGTTATGACTATAGTAACGAAAGCAAGACCTATCATCTTCCCAACACATGCTGTCGACTCCACATCTACACCAAAGAAGATGTTCTTGCCTGTGTTCATACAGCAACAGATAATTGGACTCTCCCGAAATG GTTTTTAGGTAAAGAGGTAAACAAAAAGAATCCTAGTGGCAAAAGTCAGGGCATGGAAGAAAAGGACCACTTCCATAGCCCAAATGAATACCTGTTACACTTCCATCAACCCAAAATCAAAAGATCCCCCCGAGCACCTCATCCTGAAGCAATATACAAATTCTCCCAGGATTCATCAAATACTTCCAGCTTGTCCAAAGGATGGTTGTGGGCAATTGTGGGAGACTCAAGAATGAGACAGTTCTTCAGTGCTTTGGTGACTCTGCTTAATTCTCCAAGACTAAAGTACAGAAAAACATCAACAGGG GGAAAATGGCGCAGCGTGCATGAATTAACTGAAAACTTACGCATAGGCAAATTACATGAAGACATTGAGGTGTACCACATGGATGTACCTTTACGAATCGTATTTCACTGGGATCCACTACTGTTACACCTGCCAAAACTCATGCACCAATGGACAGACAATGAACAGCAGAAGCCAACTTTGCTGATTTTAG GTTCAGGGCTTCACTGGATGAGGACGACCCTTCACACATACCGTTCTGCTGGACCTCAGGCTGCATTAGACAAGTTTAAACTACATATGGACACACTCCTTCCCCAGTTGGTCAGCTTTGCCAAGTCAACCTACACTATTATACAACTACAAGACCACATACAG GAATCacacatcttcaaaaaataccaAGGGGCCTACTCCAACAACAACATCGACCTGTATAACAACTTTATCTCATCGAGTCTTATAGGCTCCAGTGTTGCCGTTTGGGATAGTAACATACCTTTCTCACAAGCCTATCATGCCCACTGTTTAACAAAATACAGAAAATCATTTGATATGTTATGGGATTGTGATAATCCTCTGCACACAGGATTTGTCATGGTAGAGAAATATGCCAATATGTTTCTTAATGATATCTGCAATTTCTATATTGACTTAGATTCCACCTATTGTTGA